AGGACTTAGGTCTGACGGAACCTTTGGTGAGAATGCTTATGCAAGGTTTGTCTATGACTTTCTTGGTCTTAGGCTTGAGGATGTTCAGCGCTATGTTACTTTGGTTAGAATGGGGAGGGAGCCTGATGTTAGAGTAGTCTTAGATGAAAAGCCAGAGCACTTTAACTTTATTAGATTTATCCATTACTTGAACAAGTTATCTGAGTTTATGCTGAATAAAGCACATAGCACTGGGATACTGCCTTCCTCAGAGGTTGTAATATCATCAGAAGATGTGATAGATGTAGATGAACTTGTGACAAATATCATTGAGAAAGCATTCGAACTTATGATAGGTATCAACAGGGTTACAACATTTGTGTTTAGTATTAGGAAGATAACATCAGAATATCTAAGAGCAACTTATGGTGATGTTCCTAACGAATTGCTGGAGTTCCTGGGGTTTTCTGAGTTATTGAAGATGGACAACATTGGGCTATGGGGTTTCAAAGACTATTTCACTAAATTAGTTCTAATTGAAAGAAGTAAATGGTATAGTGGGAACAGATACACATATATACTCAGACCGGTAATCAATGGTATGCCACTTTATAAACAGGAACAGTCCTCTGCTTCTGGAGATACTTTAGAAAAGATGTTTCTCAATGTTGAGAGTATCAAGCCTGAGACATTGGGAGGTGCTATCTGTAGCCTTAACACTACCATTATGATGGCTTTTGAGAATCTAAATAATATACGCAGATGGTTCCCAGAGACCGTCAAAGCTATTGATGAGTATTTTAATGAAGCGAGAAAGAGTCTCGAGGCAGTAGAATGGAGGCTTCCCGAGTATCTCAAGTTCGAAGCAGTTACTCACATCCTTATGTACACAGGTGGAGGAATGGACAGGAAGCCATCAACTGTTATTCCCATCATATCGATGTATGATATAATTAACGGAATTAATGCAGTAGACGGTTACTGGGCACTGAAGTATGATGAAACCTTCATAGTTCAACAAGTAGAACACTACGTTGAGCATGAGTTAATCCACTTCAATGAGAGCAGAACTCATGGCATCTACAGATCAACCTCAAGAATCCCCAGATACTTCGCTCTCTCAGAGCTACTCAGAGATCTAATGCCAGCAATATTTCTGGGCTTAGTTGACATAATACTTCAATATGCAATCATTAGGGAATCAGAACACATTACAAGGGATATACTGGATAAGACTAAATACGATAATGCCCTTCTAATCTTCGCGAGAATGAGGTACTGAACCTTGGCTATGGACTATATGGCTAAGCAGGAACAGGAGAGTTTAAAGCGAACCCAAAAGAAAAGTGAGGAGGTTGCTGAAGATAAGAAAACCGAGGTAATGAAGTCTCAACATGTAGAAAGTTTCATCCAGATTATATCTCCCCAATCCAGCAGGACCCAAACCTCTCCATTTACAACTCTAGAAAATGTCTTAATTGTGGTACCAAAACCTTCACAGCTAGCATATCTGAAGAAAGTAAGTAAGCCGGTCTTAAACAAAGAAATGCTTGTATCCCCAATGCAGAAACCAACTCTATTGCTAGTTTCACCGATATCAATCACAAGATTTAGACCTTCTGAACAGATAAGGATTCTAAACCTAGACAAGAACATTTTCAGAAACCCTCTTAGTGCATCTGTTAACATGTCCATACCCAAAGTTCCACACATATCCATGCCCACTATACATCTACAGCCCTTGGAGCGTTCCATAGTTAATATAAGCCAAGCCATGAAACTGCAAACCATAGTTAGACCTCCAGAAATATATACAAAATTCTCAATACCTCAACTAGACAAAACATACACCTTGAAAATAACGTCTACGGCTCAATCAGTTCAAACGAAAGTAAAGACTATTGACTCTACACAGGAAAGAAAAATTAAGACATCTAAAGAAGCTGAGGGTGTAATGCTAACTTCTCTCACTATACATGTACCACCATCACTTCTAAAGCTGTTGTTCAAATCGCTTAAAAAGTTCAATGTTAAAGGATTGCTCGAGGTTTCGCCAGAAAGACCTGTAATTGTTGTTGCGATAAAGTCAGCAGGACCTGAGCTGAAGTATAGAGCAACACTTCTCACAATTCTTAGAGAGCTCTTCCGCATAAAGAAGAGGTTTCCACAAACCATCGCTGCTACAGCGAGAGGTGAAACCGATATTGTTCAAAGCTACCTCATGGAGAGCGGCATCATAAAATTTATCGATGATTCTGAAGCTGATTTCCTCAATTTCTTTGGGATAAGGAGAGTTGAAGACTTTGACAAGGTAGATCTGGATAGGCTTAGGAGTAGGTTGTTAGAACATACAAACTCGGACTTTTCATTCCTAGTGTTCCATATCAATGAAAGTAAAGTTACTCAGCTATTGAAGTATTTGAAAATGCTACGGAGCGATCTTGGCAGATCCAAGCTTGTTGTTATATGTCCTCGTAGGTTATCTCTAAAGGTTGTTAAGAAGCTTATAGAGATAATATGGGGCTTCACCAAATTTAGATGTTTCGACAAATCTCTCGATGGTTGTTTTGCTGCTGGTGAGAAAACCTTCTATGATGAACTTGAAAAGCTTTCGACAAACCCAAGTTATGCCAAGGTTAGGCATGTTGAAAACGAATCAGAATTGCATTACCAGCTAAAGGTCTTTGTATATAGCTACCTTGTTAATAAGCTGAAGCTAGATCCAAGATATGTGAAGACAGAATATGATCTTGGTGGAGTGAAGCCCGATATCTGGGTGGAGTCCAGCCGTATTGCAATAGAGATCGAAACTCTCTATGGTACAGGTGTCACCCCCTGGAACAAGTTATATGAGACTATAGAGAAGTACCATAGTCTTAGCGTTAATGAGGTATGGCTTGTAATTCCACCTCTTCAGCTATCACTCTTCATCGGAGATCTTTTGAAGCTGTACAAGATATTGAAAGAGGAATATGGAGATAAAGTGAAGGTATTTACAATAAACCTAACCCAGAGGGAACTGATATCTCTAGAAGACTACATAAAGAAGTTTAGTATGGTCATATATAGAACGATGAAAGGTAATAAAGGAGAAGATCTAAAATCGAATATGTGATATGTATTCCAGGTGCCAAAAGGGTTATGCTATGTCTGGAGCAGTACATGTTAAAGAGATTTTAGAGGGTTACTTAAGATCTGATATAAGAACCTTAGAATCATTAGATGGTGCTTTAAATGAAACATTAATGAATTTCTTGCGTAGTGGTGCACCCGAAAGACAATTCATATTGGAGTATCTTCAAAATGCTATTGATGCTGGTTCAAAGAATGTGAAAATAGTTCTCGATTATGATAATGTTAGAATTCTTGTTTATAACGATGGTACAGAATTCAATCACGATGACTTTGAAAGTTTTTGTAAAATAGCTAGATCGAGAAAAGATCCCAACAAAATGCTCATTGGATATATAGGCATAGGAGCGAAATCGGCTTTTGCTATTGCAAGGAAACTCGAACTTCATTCAGGAGAGTATCATGTAACTTTCGAAGAATCTAACATTCCAGAGGAATTATCAAAGAACTACAATCTAAAATATCTATGGATGATAGTTCCACGAACAAAGGATGAATGTTATAGCAGTAGCTGTAGATATTTGATGAACACAGCAAGTTTCAGAACGGTATTTGTATTAGAGAATCTGACAAAGGATAAGGAAACCCTCGAGATCATTCATCGTACACTTCTGGATTATAACTATGAATATTTTCTCGACGCTAGAACATTACTATTCATACCTGTCCATAATATCAAGGTTGAGATATGCATCTTCAAAAATGGTGTTGAAAAATGTTTGAGAAGAATAGAAAAGTTTCATGAAAAGGAGATACAAAGTGGTATACCTCATCTTAGAAAAGTTGTTGTAAAGCTAAGAGAGATATTAAGTGATAGAGAAGAAACTGAAGACTGGCTTATCATATTAAAGGAGGTGGAAGTACCGGAAAACATTAGAAGAGACCCTATAACAGCTATATTTAAACGTGAAAATGTTGTTAGGAGACTTGTTGGTATAGCCTTTAAAACTGAGAATGACAAACTTATACCTACTAAGGGTGTTGTCAAATTCAGTATCTTTAGCTATATGCCTATAAGAGAAATAGAATCAGGTTTTAATTATTTGTTACATGCCGATTTCCTTACAGATCCAGGACGTGGAGGAATAATCGAGAATATTGCTTGGAATGAGTGGCTTCGAAACGAGTTGGTTAAGTTCCTTGTAGATGATGTATTGGAGGAGTTTAAACATGACGATATATTGAAATATCAGACAATGATACTCATACCTCATACATCTCCCACCGATCCATTTATCTACAAGCTCTATAGTGAAATTATGAAAAATATTAAGGAGAAAGATCTTGTAATGACATATGATGGTTTCAAAAGAGTTACTACAACTACTCTGCTTCCTAAAATAGTATACCAAGTCTTAACAGACGAGCAGCTTTGTTCATTGCCAAAGGATCCCTATGTTAAGAGTATTGCTCATAGAAGGGTATATGACTATATTGTAGAAATGCTAAATCTACTTCCGCAAAATGCTAGAAATGTATTGCTAAGCTCATACATAAGCTACATGTATCTAGGACTTCGTAAAATTATTGAAATCGGAGATGATGATACATATAAAGGTGTTAAAAGCATATACCAGATCCTGTGGCAGTATAGCAAAAGTAAAGACTTTATAAAGAACATGATAGAATTCATAATGAATGACTATTTGGAGAAAAACGCTGCTACAGTTTATTCTATTAACAAAATGTTGAGCAATTTGATGGTCTTATCCATTAAAGGGGAGGTTAAGAAACTTAAAGATGTTTCTATTGTCCCAACATCAAAGCTTGTTGCATATCTAGCTAAGGTTCTTAGCATAGATGAATCTAAATTAAGAGAGTTACTACAGGATATTCCCATAATAGAAGAGGATTTGATAGGCTATATAGTTAAGCTATGCGACTCAATGGGCCGTGCCCATTGTTGGTTAGACACCACAAGGTACTTAATTGTTGAAGCCTTTGCTGATGAACGATTCTTGCAGAATTTTGTCAGTGAAAAACTATTCGAGGTACTAAAGCATGTACTAGAAGAGAAAATAGCTCAACTAGAAAAGGCGATAGAACAAAATGATGAATTGCAAATACGTGATGTTATGAAGAGGTTAGTTGAAGTATATTATCCTATTCTCAAAACTAGAAAAGATAAACTGCGTGAGGTTCTAAAAGATAAGGTTAAAGTTAAGGTGTTGGATGACGGATTTATCGAAGTGTCAAGGGTCATGCTTCCGGAAAGTGATTGGCATTCACTTAAAAATGTTTTGGAAACTATTGATCAAGAGCAAAATAAATTAGTTAACACAGGTTTTCATCCTAGTACAGATTATGAAAAACTTAGGTCTGAAATCAAGTTTGTAGATTTAGAATTCTACCAAGGTGTTAACATAGAATTATTGAAACAATTCTTATTGGATTTAGGTGCCGAATTTAGAGATTCCGAACAAAGGTTTATCGAGTTTAAGAAGAGGATTAGTGAAGTTCTCTCTGTAGAAATTGCTAGAGTGTGGTTAGCAAAATCAGGATACTTTGTGTCCTCTGGATCTGCAAAGAGTGGCTGGGACATAACAGCGATGCATAAATCAGAATCTAGCATAGCTAGGGTTGAGGTTAAGGGTACTACTGACAAAGAGTATCGCGGATCTATAGCACTGAGATGCGATGCAAAGGAATTTATTGATTGTAGAGAAAAGTGTGATAAAAACGAGAAATGCCTCATAATCATTGTAGAAAATGTCGCCAAAGATCCACAAATCAGGGTTATCAATATATGTGAGCTACCCAAAGAGATAGTTGAAAAATATAGAATAGAACTACCTAATGATGTATTAGAGCATACCAAGCCTATTAGATTCAATGAATTAAGAGGTATACAACCCTATTAATAACCTCCTGTTGTTCTATACCATAAAAGTTTTTGGATATTTTGAATCAGATATCATTCCCAGAATGGTGCAATTGTATCAAATAAATTTGTATAAAAGAAGACGCATCACCTCTCTAGACCTATTGTATTTAGACCATAATGCGAGCCAAGAAAAACAATTCTAAATAGAGGATTCTACTTAGGATATAATATTGGTCTTAAAGCTACAACAGTTTTGTAATTCTTATGTTCTCAAACCTTTGGAACACGTTGCCATGGCTAGATAACACGGCCTGAAATAGCTATTCACAAATATGTTCCAAACATAATATAATAAATTTATTACGTGGCATAGAAATAGTTGTTATGAATAGAATTCTACAAAAAGTTTTTAAGTTGTCTTTTCATATATTTATTTTCACAGAAGTGGATCGATATGAGCATACTATTTAAGGTTAGATTTGTTGCGGTATCTCATCCTGATACTCGTTCGAGTAGCCGTAGAATGATTTATTATTTATTGAAAAAACATGCTGTTGAGACCCCATTTGGCTTTATTCTTTTAAATGAATCTGCTTGGGATAGACTCATGTATTTAAATGAGAGGGCTAGAGCTGAGGTTGGCAGGGACGTTGTACAATATATAGATGTTTATATATCTGATGAGGAGCTTGTAAGAATTCTGAAAATGCTTGCCGAGAGTAAGGTTGGATCTACATCTACAGAAGCTTTGCTTCTCAAGAGGTTTATTGAGGAGTTAGAGAAGAGATTGAGGTGGAGTAACACAAAAGAGGAGTTCTCATCTTCTAAAGGTGAGCATAGAGAAAATAAAGAGTTTCGTGAAGCTACTGAGGAGTCTAAGCATGTTCTTGAGAAAAAGTTTGAAGAATATGGAAAGATGTTAGAGAATGGAGATGAAGAGGATGGTGAGGGTATCTGAGTCATGAACTGTGGTGATGTGTATGGAGTCTCCCAGGATAGTCTCCACCGAGGTTAGGATATGTGAAGATACTGTAGCACCTTGCCTATTCCTCAAGATCCGTGTTGAGGGGATTGAGACTGGTGGAAGCGTCTACATACCTGTTGGCGGAATGCTGTACTCAGATGATGGTAAGCTCCTATCCCAGGTAATCATAGACGATGCCTTTTTTGGTCCTGCGGGATCTATAGCTGCTCCATCTATAATAGTGAACTATCTCGAGGCTTATAGTAGCATAGCTGGACTTACCCACACTCTAGATCTTAGATGTAGAGCATTTCTAGATACAAAATCTGTTAGCTACATCGAGGAGAGGAGGAGGTCAAATAAATACCATAGAGTTATGTTGAAGCTCAGACTGAGGTTCTTGGCCCTTCATAGCACAGTTTATCACTACGATTATATATATGGAGCTAGGGGGCAATATTTCTCTTCACTTCCAAGTGGTGCAATAGTGCTGAAGTCGGGAAAACCTCTACTATACGTAGAGCCTCAGGTATATGAAGAGCTGGAAACGAATATTGTGATTGATGGTCCTCAATGGATTAGAGATTTCCTTCCAGTGCTAGGGTTAGGGAATTATGTATTACTCGAAATTCCGTTGCCTAGAGCTCCATCAATTCCAGACAAAGCTCTACAGTACTTCATCAACACTATAGAATTGTTGAGGCAGACTAAGGAGATTCTGCATGAAACACTCAATGTGGGTTCTTCGCTAACAGCTCTAAGGAATGCTCTAAATCAGTTCTGCGAAGCTTTGAAGTCCCTAGATCTAGCGGTGAGTAGGGATGGAGGTTGCGAGATTGATTATGAACGACTCGTAGAGTTATTCCAGGGCATTAAAGAGCTTGCTGATGTTGTGGTGACGATCTACACCAAGGTTAAGCGTATTGCAACAGTAGGTCCAGAGCCTACACAACCACATATAGCACCAAGACCAGCATTGGCGTTGCACCAGGTAGAGTCTCTAATAGGGTTAGCATCATACATAATCAAGTTGGTAATGGACACATACATCGATAGGCTATCACATAGCCAAACTTAGTTAGCAATATCATTTGGGAGAATGCCTATGAAGTTTTTACATAGCTCCATGTATAAAGGGTTGTAGCCATGCACATCAATATAGAGTCCTCAGCAACATGTACAAACTCTGTGATGCGAAGAATTTATATATCCTCTGGGTAAGGCTTAAGCCACTCATATCTTTCATATAGACGTCTCCGAAATCTTTGTTCAGCCTCAGGCTTTACAATATTACCTCTATAATCATATAGTGTGATTTTGGGTGGAGCATCTTGGTCTATGTCTATGACAGCATATTTTATTCCAGCTGTAAATGCAGCTGGAATGTTGTTAACAAGGTATTTCCCTGAAAGAAAGTGTCCCCCGATTATGAGTTTAGGCTTCAACTCAGCTATTATGGGTATTCTGCTCAGTTCGCTGTGAGCTACTACAACATCTACTCTACCCCTATACATCGCCACTATCTCTCTGAGCTTCTGCCGATAATGTGTTTCTTCAAAACCTAGCCCAAGGAAACGCATACCTCCAATTTCTACAAACCTCCCAGAGATCTCTGAACACCCTGGTATACCATTAATTCTATTGACATCATAGTCTCCCTCAAAATCATAATCATGATCACCCCTGACCACCAACACTCTAGATCTCCTACCAGCATACTCTAGAAAATGATAGAACTTCTCAACATGAATTCTCTTCACAATTTCGTGAAACTCTCTACTTTTTCTATACTTCTCCTCTATAGATAGAATCTCCTTCATAACCATAAGACGCCTAGGATCGAGAGGACTGATCATTATAGAGGGGTATGGAACATGTTCCTCCCATACAAACTCCACACCAAGCTCCCTAAGTTTTTCTATAACCTCCTGCCTATAGGCAGGTATCTGTGTTAGAGCCTTACTCCAGAAAGCAGCACCACCATCAGAGGTCAAATCACCTGCTAAACAAACAACATCAGGCTTCACCATATCCAATATCTCCTCATAACCCTCCCACCTACGGACATCAGAAAAGGCAAGAATCCTCAAAATATTACACCTCCTAAACATTTTGTTTATCAGAAAATTTATTTTTGTTTTGCTCTACATAGCTATTATTAGACTTGAGAAGAGGACAACTCTTGAGAAAGATAAGCCTATTCAAATACCTGCAAATAGCTATACAACCCTTGTATACAGCCTAGAATATGCAGGCTATATAGAGATAACATTTCAGGCTACCAGAAATGTATATTTCTATGTGAGCAACGGAGACTACTGGGTTAGACACCCTACAAACTGCAACACATATACCGATTCAGGAAGATTCATAGTACCTGTACTCCCAGGAACAACATATATAAAGATATACAATCCATCACTACTCTTCGGCGTAAGCGTAACAATAACAGTGGTATATGTATACTAAAGACCATGTAACAGCAATAGAGCTTCACCTAATGCTCTAGGCTATAGATCATCAATCTTAGATTTAAATCAGAAGCACAACAATTGTAGCTGAACAGTATTCTTTATTAGTAGCTACCTACTGTTTTGGGATTTCTTCACTATGAATATCTAGACACCCTGATAACTAACACCATAACGCCATACCAAATCAGCACCATATCGAATAGATCTAGCGAACCTATTGCAGATTTCAAGATCAACCCTATTACAAATCCAAAAAGATATGCTGTACCTCAATATTTCATCCTCTCAATTCCTGTCAAGAAGTCTATCAAAGACATTATTATTATAAGACCAATCAACATTCTAATCGATACAATTAGATTACTAGGAACTCCTAAAACAGCAAGACTCTTCTCAAATACCTGTATCAACAAATCTGTTACAAGCCCTGAGATAAACCCTAAGACAGCTCTTCTTATACCATACCATATGTCATATCCAAATCTTCTTACCATAGTTCTTCTAATCAATTTCTATCATGTTTCTCAGCTATAAGACGAGACACCAGCGAAACTAACAATTTTAAAATCATTTTATGAAGAATCTC
Above is a genomic segment from Ignisphaera aggregans DSM 17230 containing:
- a CDS encoding hypothetical protein (KEGG: pcl:Pcal_0407 hypothetical protein~SPTR: A3MT74 Putative uncharacterized protein), whose amino-acid sequence is MSKLITFNDLRDYFKQIWVLNKLTSKFLELYNTKIRSLHGKLITEVQDDAKVMVLGGLRSDGTFGENAYARFVYDFLGLRLEDVQRYVTLVRMGREPDVRVVLDEKPEHFNFIRFIHYLNKLSEFMLNKAHSTGILPSSEVVISSEDVIDVDELVTNIIEKAFELMIGINRVTTFVFSIRKITSEYLRATYGDVPNELLEFLGFSELLKMDNIGLWGFKDYFTKLVLIERSKWYSGNRYTYILRPVINGMPLYKQEQSSASGDTLEKMFLNVESIKPETLGGAICSLNTTIMMAFENLNNIRRWFPETVKAIDEYFNEARKSLEAVEWRLPEYLKFEAVTHILMYTGGGMDRKPSTVIPIISMYDIINGINAVDGYWALKYDETFIVQQVEHYVEHELIHFNESRTHGIYRSTSRIPRYFALSELLRDLMPAIFLGLVDIILQYAIIRESEHITRDILDKTKYDNALLIFARMRY
- a CDS encoding hypothetical protein (KEGG: pis:Pisl_1928 hypothetical protein~SPTR: A1RVU3 Putative uncharacterized protein), coding for MAMDYMAKQEQESLKRTQKKSEEVAEDKKTEVMKSQHVESFIQIISPQSSRTQTSPFTTLENVLIVVPKPSQLAYLKKVSKPVLNKEMLVSPMQKPTLLLVSPISITRFRPSEQIRILNLDKNIFRNPLSASVNMSIPKVPHISMPTIHLQPLERSIVNISQAMKLQTIVRPPEIYTKFSIPQLDKTYTLKITSTAQSVQTKVKTIDSTQERKIKTSKEAEGVMLTSLTIHVPPSLLKLLFKSLKKFNVKGLLEVSPERPVIVVAIKSAGPELKYRATLLTILRELFRIKKRFPQTIAATARGETDIVQSYLMESGIIKFIDDSEADFLNFFGIRRVEDFDKVDLDRLRSRLLEHTNSDFSFLVFHINESKVTQLLKYLKMLRSDLGRSKLVVICPRRLSLKVVKKLIEIIWGFTKFRCFDKSLDGCFAAGEKTFYDELEKLSTNPSYAKVRHVENESELHYQLKVFVYSYLVNKLKLDPRYVKTEYDLGGVKPDIWVESSRIAIEIETLYGTGVTPWNKLYETIEKYHSLSVNEVWLVIPPLQLSLFIGDLLKLYKILKEEYGDKVKVFTINLTQRELISLEDYIKKFSMVIYRTMKGNKGEDLKSNM
- a CDS encoding hypothetical protein (KEGG: hwa:HQ3280A hypothetical protein~SPTR: Q18F81 Putative uncharacterized protein), which codes for MSGAVHVKEILEGYLRSDIRTLESLDGALNETLMNFLRSGAPERQFILEYLQNAIDAGSKNVKIVLDYDNVRILVYNDGTEFNHDDFESFCKIARSRKDPNKMLIGYIGIGAKSAFAIARKLELHSGEYHVTFEESNIPEELSKNYNLKYLWMIVPRTKDECYSSSCRYLMNTASFRTVFVLENLTKDKETLEIIHRTLLDYNYEYFLDARTLLFIPVHNIKVEICIFKNGVEKCLRRIEKFHEKEIQSGIPHLRKVVVKLREILSDREETEDWLIILKEVEVPENIRRDPITAIFKRENVVRRLVGIAFKTENDKLIPTKGVVKFSIFSYMPIREIESGFNYLLHADFLTDPGRGGIIENIAWNEWLRNELVKFLVDDVLEEFKHDDILKYQTMILIPHTSPTDPFIYKLYSEIMKNIKEKDLVMTYDGFKRVTTTTLLPKIVYQVLTDEQLCSLPKDPYVKSIAHRRVYDYIVEMLNLLPQNARNVLLSSYISYMYLGLRKIIEIGDDDTYKGVKSIYQILWQYSKSKDFIKNMIEFIMNDYLEKNAATVYSINKMLSNLMVLSIKGEVKKLKDVSIVPTSKLVAYLAKVLSIDESKLRELLQDIPIIEEDLIGYIVKLCDSMGRAHCWLDTTRYLIVEAFADERFLQNFVSEKLFEVLKHVLEEKIAQLEKAIEQNDELQIRDVMKRLVEVYYPILKTRKDKLREVLKDKVKVKVLDDGFIEVSRVMLPESDWHSLKNVLETIDQEQNKLVNTGFHPSTDYEKLRSEIKFVDLEFYQGVNIELLKQFLLDLGAEFRDSEQRFIEFKKRISEVLSVEIARVWLAKSGYFVSSGSAKSGWDITAMHKSESSIARVEVKGTTDKEYRGSIALRCDAKEFIDCREKCDKNEKCLIIIVENVAKDPQIRVINICELPKEIVEKYRIELPNDVLEHTKPIRFNELRGIQPY
- a CDS encoding metallophosphoesterase (InterPro IPR004843~KEGG: dth:DICTH_1166 Ser/Thr protein phosphatase family protein~PFAM: metallophosphoesterase); amino-acid sequence: MRILAFSDVRRWEGYEEILDMVKPDVVCLAGDLTSDGGAAFWSKALTQIPAYRQEVIEKLRELGVEFVWEEHVPYPSIMISPLDPRRLMVMKEILSIEEKYRKSREFHEIVKRIHVEKFYHFLEYAGRRSRVLVVRGDHDYDFEGDYDVNRINGIPGCSEISGRFVEIGGMRFLGLGFEETHYRQKLREIVAMYRGRVDVVVAHSELSRIPIIAELKPKLIIGGHFLSGKYLVNNIPAAFTAGIKYAVIDIDQDAPPKITLYDYRGNIVKPEAEQRFRRRLYERYEWLKPYPEDI
- a CDS encoding conserved hypothetical protein (KEGG: mse:Msed_1025 hypothetical protein~SPTR: A4YFJ1 Putative uncharacterized protein), with the translated sequence MFIRKFIFVLLYIAIIRLEKRTTLEKDKPIQIPANSYTTLVYSLEYAGYIEITFQATRNVYFYVSNGDYWVRHPTNCNTYTDSGRFIVPVLPGTTYIKIYNPSLLFGVSVTITVVYVY